One genomic segment of Pedobacter endophyticus includes these proteins:
- a CDS encoding WecB/TagA/CpsF family glycosyltransferase: MGDLFNASARGISYNLYAGTLDELSLESKTVINTINQYSYCVAKEDSEFRNALEGSDVLLPDGEGVVIAERILTGRKINKISGADLHLHILTNLNNKKGRCFYLGSCDETLQKIKDRIGQEFPNIEVGYYAPPFKKVFSDQDNQQMIAAINAFHPDALFIGLTAPKQEKWSQQFKSQIDAKVICAIGAVFDFYSETVKRPSELLIRYKLEWFGRFMSNPRKMWRRYFYYGPVYIYYILRQKLTFH, encoded by the coding sequence ATGGGCGATTTATTCAATGCATCGGCGAGGGGAATTAGCTACAATTTGTACGCTGGAACTTTGGATGAGTTATCTTTGGAATCAAAGACTGTAATCAATACCATCAACCAGTATTCGTATTGTGTAGCCAAGGAAGATAGCGAATTTAGAAACGCCCTCGAAGGGTCTGACGTTTTACTCCCTGATGGTGAAGGTGTGGTAATAGCAGAGCGAATTTTGACCGGAAGAAAGATTAATAAAATCTCCGGTGCCGATTTACATCTCCATATTCTTACCAACTTAAATAACAAAAAGGGACGGTGCTTTTACCTTGGCTCTTGCGATGAAACACTTCAAAAGATTAAAGACCGGATAGGACAAGAGTTTCCAAATATAGAGGTAGGCTATTACGCTCCTCCATTTAAGAAAGTGTTTAGCGACCAGGATAATCAGCAAATGATTGCTGCTATTAATGCTTTTCACCCTGACGCACTTTTTATTGGGCTTACTGCACCAAAGCAAGAAAAATGGTCACAACAGTTTAAATCGCAGATTGATGCCAAGGTTATTTGTGCAATTGGCGCTGTATTCGATTTTTATTCGGAAACGGTAAAGCGGCCCAGTGAACTGTTAATTCGATATAAATTGGAGTGGTTTGGGCGCTTTATGAGCAATCCGCGGAAAATGTGGAGACGCTATTTCTATTATGGCCCGGTTTACATCTATTATATTTTAAGGCAGAAACTTACTTTTCATTAA
- a CDS encoding RNA polymerase sigma factor — translation MKNLRIKSAKTSKQIHLLLITKTSSETRTAPHQKSNQSDDLLCELYNCYASSLRAVIFNLVPSAETTEDLLHDSFVKINNALHTYQPQRSQLFTWMKTIARNTTVDYLRMKSTRNSTLNKPIDFCKEELNVQYFSSVNTDLIGIKQLAERLSPENFSIINLVYFQHFTHEEAAKKLGMPLGTLKTRLRKSITQLKQLFN, via the coding sequence ATGAAAAACTTACGTATCAAGTCTGCCAAAACATCAAAACAAATTCACCTTCTGCTCATCACAAAAACCAGTTCAGAAACCCGAACAGCACCCCACCAAAAAAGCAACCAGTCAGACGATTTGCTGTGCGAACTTTACAATTGCTATGCATCAAGTTTACGAGCGGTAATTTTCAACCTTGTTCCATCTGCCGAAACCACAGAAGACCTGCTTCACGATTCGTTTGTTAAAATCAATAATGCACTTCATACCTATCAGCCCCAGCGTTCGCAACTGTTTACCTGGATGAAAACCATCGCCAGAAACACAACAGTTGATTATCTGCGGATGAAAAGCACGAGAAACAGCACGTTAAACAAGCCCATCGATTTTTGTAAAGAGGAACTCAACGTTCAATACTTTTCTTCTGTAAATACCGACTTAATTGGCATCAAACAATTGGCCGAACGATTATCACCGGAAAATTTCTCCATCATCAACCTGGTGTATTTTCAGCATTTTACTCATGAAGAAGCAGCAAAAAAATTGGGCATGCCATTGGGCACCCTCAAAACGAGGCTAAGAAAATCGATAACACAATTGAAACAACTTTTCAATTAA
- a CDS encoding arylesterase, which yields MFKIFSNLSFEFEYYDEPNINRTLPVKLMVFLLEKEHYIMLRERFIGLFVLIMIFTACGNNKGNENNEKMLDSAERKDAEATATTKNILFFGTSLTAGYGLDPTEAYPALIQNRIDSLNLPYKVINGGLSGETSAGGKGRIDWLLKQPIDIFVLELGANDGLRGLPIAQTIKNLQDIIDRVKTKYPNAKMVIAGMQMPPNFGAKYANDFKNIFPDLARKNNMVLIPFLLDKVGGVPKLNQADGIHPTAEGDKILAENVWAVLKDLL from the coding sequence ATGTTTAAGATATTTTCCAATTTATCTTTTGAATTTGAGTATTACGATGAACCAAACATAAACAGAACTTTGCCTGTTAAGCTAATGGTTTTTTTATTAGAGAAGGAACACTATATTATGTTACGAGAACGCTTTATCGGCCTATTTGTTTTGATTATGATTTTTACGGCTTGTGGAAACAACAAAGGCAATGAAAATAACGAAAAAATGCTGGATTCTGCGGAACGAAAGGATGCAGAAGCCACCGCAACAACTAAGAACATTCTCTTTTTTGGTACAAGTTTAACAGCCGGATATGGCCTTGACCCAACCGAGGCGTACCCTGCATTGATTCAAAACCGGATCGATTCGCTTAATTTGCCTTATAAAGTGATTAATGGAGGCTTAAGCGGCGAGACTTCGGCTGGTGGAAAGGGCAGAATAGACTGGCTGCTGAAACAACCGATTGATATTTTTGTGCTTGAGCTTGGCGCCAATGACGGGTTACGTGGATTGCCGATAGCGCAAACCATTAAAAACCTTCAGGATATTATCGATCGCGTTAAGACAAAATATCCCAATGCAAAAATGGTTATTGCCGGGATGCAGATGCCACCGAATTTTGGTGCAAAATATGCCAATGATTTTAAGAATATATTTCCCGATTTGGCCCGAAAGAACAACATGGTTTTAATTCCGTTTCTTTTAGATAAAGTTGGGGGTGTGCCAAAATTAAATCAGGCCGACGGTATTCACCCAACTGCAGAAGGCGATAAAATTTTGGCCGAAAACGTTTGGGCTGTGCTCAAAGATTTACTTTAA
- a CDS encoding ABC transporter ATP-binding protein — MENILNIRNVSKIYQSAGQGLTVLDNINFSIAPASTVAITGPSGSGKTTLLGLCAGLDRASSGTVELNGIALEKLSEDERAAVRNQYVGFIFQNFQLLPTLTALENVMVPLELRGAKNIKSVAMELLDKVGLADRAQHYPVQLSGGEQQRVSLARAFSNQPAILFADEPTGNLDAETSEKIIRLIFDLNRDAGTTLVIVTHDLELAARTGRTIKIKGGAIFSDENVSYA, encoded by the coding sequence TTGGAAAATATCTTAAACATTCGAAATGTAAGTAAAATTTACCAAAGCGCTGGCCAGGGGTTAACCGTTTTGGATAATATCAATTTTTCAATTGCACCGGCCTCTACTGTTGCCATTACCGGCCCGTCTGGAAGCGGAAAAACTACGCTTCTGGGTCTATGTGCCGGGCTCGATCGTGCCAGCAGCGGCACCGTTGAGCTTAACGGAATTGCATTGGAAAAACTGAGCGAAGACGAGCGAGCAGCCGTAAGAAACCAATATGTGGGCTTTATCTTTCAAAATTTTCAGCTTCTGCCCACCTTAACCGCTTTAGAAAACGTAATGGTTCCTTTAGAATTGCGTGGGGCAAAAAATATAAAATCGGTGGCGATGGAACTTTTAGATAAAGTTGGCCTGGCCGATCGTGCCCAGCATTATCCCGTTCAATTATCGGGTGGCGAACAGCAACGAGTATCGTTAGCGAGGGCTTTCTCCAACCAACCCGCTATTCTTTTTGCCGATGAACCTACCGGAAACCTCGATGCAGAAACCAGCGAAAAAATAATCAGGTTAATTTTTGATCTAAACAGGGATGCCGGCACAACGCTGGTCATTGTAACACACGATTTGGAACTTGCCGCCCGAACAGGAAGAACAATAAAAATTAAAGGCGGAGCAATCTTTTCAGACGAAAATGTAAGTTATGCCTAG
- a CDS encoding ABC transporter permease produces MPSLIPKQNIKFSWLFLMAWRDSRKNRSRLLLFISSIVLGIAALVAVYSFKNNLQNDIDAQAKELTGADLVLDSRKGVTKAMQKMLDTLGDERSQEKTFASMIYFEHSGGSRLVQMKALTGNYPYYGTIETIPVAAAAHFQEDRNALVDQTLMLQFGAKVGDSVKVGDLTFKITGSIIKAPGQTGIAASVAPTVYIPLQYLEKTNLIKTGSRINNKFYYRFDDPSGVDEWVKKNEPKLEKEGFDADTVESRKEQTGRSFKDVNRFLALSGFIALLLGCVGVGSAIHVYIQEKLSAIATLRCLGLKSHHAFLIYLVQVFFIGLIAAILGSAIGTGIQFLLPLVLKDFLPVEISMQVSWPAIGQGIVLGLVISILFALPSLLAVRRISPLNAIRLSFEKTERKSEPLIWFVYLLMAAFVVGFTHLQMKTWVQTLAFTVSIGVAFVLLIILSKLLMFFVRKLLPNTASYLWRQGFANLYRPNNQTLMLTVSIGLSTAFICTLFFVQGILMSRVTLSSGNNQPNMVMFDIQNTQKEGLDSLTKAFKLPLMNQVPVITMRIEEINGKKANEDTTNRRAYRNEIRATYQDTLTAAEKIVKGNWIGKIKPNETVYISLDQRYAQQINVGLNDKIMFNVQGMMIPTVVGSLREVNWSRMQTNFRVVFPAGVLEEAPQFHVLMTRVPTSELSAKFQGEVVKKFPNVSVIDLDLVLKLLDELLDKIGFVIQFMAGFGMVTGWIVLISAVLTSKNQRIKESILLRTMGASRKQIMAINAIEYFFLGAFAAAAGLILALSGSWALAKFSFDAAFVPPPVPTLLLFGSVVLLVVVTGMLSTRSILNQPPLKILRSEG; encoded by the coding sequence ATGCCTAGTTTGATTCCGAAACAGAACATTAAATTTTCGTGGCTTTTTTTAATGGCCTGGCGTGATAGTAGAAAGAACCGATCGAGATTGCTGCTGTTTATTTCGTCTATTGTATTGGGCATTGCCGCCTTAGTGGCCGTGTATTCCTTTAAAAACAATTTGCAGAACGATATCGATGCACAGGCAAAGGAGCTTACGGGCGCAGACTTGGTGCTGGATAGCCGAAAGGGCGTGACAAAGGCTATGCAGAAGATGCTCGACACGTTGGGCGATGAACGATCGCAAGAGAAAACCTTCGCCTCAATGATTTATTTTGAACACAGCGGTGGCAGCCGATTGGTTCAAATGAAAGCACTAACTGGCAACTATCCCTATTACGGAACGATAGAAACAATTCCGGTGGCTGCCGCAGCACATTTTCAGGAAGACAGGAACGCTCTGGTAGATCAAACCTTAATGCTGCAGTTCGGCGCCAAAGTTGGTGATTCGGTCAAAGTTGGCGATTTAACTTTCAAAATAACGGGAAGCATTATAAAGGCGCCCGGCCAAACGGGCATTGCGGCCAGTGTTGCGCCAACTGTTTACATTCCATTGCAGTATCTGGAGAAAACGAATCTGATTAAAACCGGCAGCAGAATAAATAACAAATTTTATTACCGGTTTGATGATCCATCGGGGGTTGATGAATGGGTAAAAAAGAATGAGCCGAAGCTGGAAAAAGAGGGTTTCGACGCTGACACCGTCGAATCGCGGAAAGAGCAGACCGGAAGATCGTTTAAAGATGTAAACCGCTTCCTTGCTTTATCAGGGTTCATTGCGTTATTACTCGGCTGCGTTGGCGTTGGTAGCGCCATTCATGTATATATTCAAGAAAAGTTGAGCGCAATTGCTACTTTGCGTTGCCTGGGCTTAAAGTCGCATCATGCATTTTTAATTTATCTTGTTCAGGTTTTTTTTATTGGTTTAATAGCCGCTATACTGGGCTCCGCCATTGGCACCGGAATCCAGTTTCTACTGCCGCTGGTATTAAAAGATTTCTTGCCCGTAGAAATCAGCATGCAGGTTTCGTGGCCGGCTATTGGGCAGGGCATCGTATTGGGGCTGGTCATTTCCATTTTGTTTGCCCTCCCCTCGCTGCTCGCTGTGCGAAGAATTTCGCCGCTAAATGCAATCCGGCTTTCATTCGAAAAAACTGAGCGCAAAAGCGAACCGCTAATCTGGTTCGTTTATCTGTTAATGGCTGCGTTTGTTGTGGGCTTTACACATTTGCAAATGAAAACGTGGGTGCAAACGCTGGCCTTTACCGTGAGTATCGGTGTGGCTTTTGTTTTGCTCATCATTCTCTCTAAACTGCTCATGTTCTTCGTAAGGAAACTGCTGCCAAATACGGCCAGTTATTTATGGCGCCAGGGCTTTGCCAACCTTTATCGGCCAAATAATCAAACTTTGATGCTTACCGTGTCTATCGGTTTGTCTACCGCTTTTATCTGTACCCTGTTTTTTGTTCAGGGGATTTTGATGAGCCGGGTTACGCTTTCTTCTGGAAACAATCAGCCAAATATGGTGATGTTCGATATTCAGAATACTCAAAAAGAAGGGTTGGACAGTCTTACAAAAGCATTTAAACTGCCGTTGATGAATCAAGTCCCTGTAATTACCATGCGTATTGAGGAAATAAACGGAAAAAAAGCAAATGAAGATACCACCAATCGCCGGGCGTACAGAAACGAAATCAGGGCAACTTATCAAGACACGTTAACTGCCGCCGAAAAAATTGTTAAAGGGAACTGGATCGGCAAAATCAAGCCGAACGAAACCGTTTATATTTCATTAGATCAGCGTTATGCGCAACAGATCAATGTGGGCTTAAACGACAAAATTATGTTCAACGTGCAGGGAATGATGATTCCTACTGTTGTTGGCAGCTTGAGGGAGGTAAACTGGAGCAGAATGCAAACCAATTTTAGGGTGGTATTTCCGGCGGGCGTTTTAGAAGAAGCGCCGCAGTTTCATGTGTTGATGACCCGGGTGCCGACAAGCGAATTATCAGCAAAATTTCAGGGCGAAGTGGTTAAAAAATTCCCTAATGTTTCGGTAATAGATCTCGATTTGGTACTGAAACTGCTTGATGAACTTTTAGATAAAATCGGCTTCGTTATCCAATTCATGGCTGGTTTTGGCATGGTTACCGGATGGATTGTGCTGATTTCGGCGGTTTTGACCAGTAAAAACCAACGCATTAAGGAAAGCATCTTATTGCGCACTATGGGTGCAAGCAGAAAACAAATCATGGCCATAAACGCCATCGAATACTTTTTTCTTGGTGCCTTTGCAGCGGCCGCTGGCTTAATTTTAGCCCTTTCGGGAAGCTGGGCATTGGCCAAATTTAGTTTCGATGCCGCTTTTGTTCCGCCACCAGTTCCAACCTTATTGCTTTTCGGGTCTGTTGTACTTTTGGTTGTGGTTACCGGCATGCTAAGCACCCGAAGCATTTTGAATCAACCGCCGCTAAAAATTTTACGCAGCGAGGGGTAG
- a CDS encoding DUF3800 domain-containing protein, translated as MYVDESGDPGNSPLSSPHYILTGLILHQDEWKSNLHSLKILRKNIQASFGLTSRIEFHATEIFRTSSDAYKAIKKHDRIKMLKFYVNEIPNIFSNAKILNICFRKQDHPQILNFQELAWNRFLNRYDKYLGKIAVDKGIIICDESNENQLRNQLRKSRIYNPTPSHFGSNTYNSPIQNIIEDINHRKSTLSYFIQTSDIIAHCLYRKEYPKGSLRKHGVEKIFDALEPILLKEASSLDPFGIVRK; from the coding sequence ATGTATGTAGATGAAAGCGGCGATCCTGGCAATTCTCCACTTTCATCTCCTCATTATATTTTAACAGGTCTCATTCTTCATCAAGACGAATGGAAATCCAATCTGCACAGCTTAAAAATATTACGAAAAAATATTCAAGCCTCTTTCGGTCTTACATCGCGTATTGAATTCCACGCAACAGAAATTTTCCGAACCAGTTCAGATGCTTACAAGGCGATAAAAAAGCATGATAGAATTAAAATGTTGAAGTTTTATGTTAATGAAATACCGAATATATTTTCAAATGCAAAAATTCTTAATATTTGCTTCAGGAAGCAAGACCATCCACAAATTCTCAATTTCCAAGAGCTTGCATGGAACAGGTTCCTAAATAGATACGACAAATACTTAGGAAAAATAGCGGTTGATAAAGGAATAATTATTTGCGATGAAAGCAATGAAAACCAACTTCGCAATCAATTGCGAAAAAGTCGAATCTATAATCCAACGCCGTCACATTTTGGATCAAACACCTACAATTCTCCAATACAAAACATAATTGAAGACATCAATCACCGAAAGTCTACCCTTTCTTATTTTATTCAGACTAGCGATATTATTGCTCATTGTTTGTATCGAAAAGAGTATCCAAAAGGAAGCCTTAGAAAACATGGCGTAGAGAAAATTTTTGATGCATTAGAACCTATTCTGCTCAAAGAGGCCAGCAGTTTAGACCCATTTGGAATTGTAAGAAAATAA
- the surE gene encoding 5'/3'-nucleotidase SurE, whose amino-acid sequence MNILITNDDGIYSPGIAALAIFALPFGTVRIVAPDVEQSSMGHAITHSRPLSIKKSPITFEHITAHRVNGTPADCVALGLHMYPDTNVVLSGINMGPNLGNSMWHSGTLAAAKQAVLLGVKGIALSTPVGKTEPDFDHLKPFVDEALNALLVDDELGLYNVNFPPGPKGVKWTRQSVRLYDGHVVPGIDPMERKHYWITVTPLEAAEENTDRWAVENDFVSITPLRLDLTDEAELAKRASN is encoded by the coding sequence ATGAACATTCTCATTACCAACGATGATGGTATATATAGCCCCGGCATTGCGGCATTAGCCATATTTGCCCTGCCTTTTGGAACGGTTAGAATTGTTGCGCCGGATGTTGAGCAATCTTCGATGGGACATGCCATTACCCACTCCAGACCGCTTTCGATCAAGAAATCGCCGATAACTTTCGAGCATATCACTGCGCATAGGGTAAATGGAACCCCTGCAGATTGCGTTGCCCTCGGCTTGCACATGTATCCAGATACAAATGTAGTTTTATCGGGGATTAATATGGGACCAAATCTAGGCAATTCGATGTGGCATTCGGGTACGCTGGCCGCCGCCAAACAAGCAGTGCTATTGGGCGTCAAAGGAATTGCTTTGAGTACGCCTGTTGGCAAAACCGAGCCAGACTTTGATCATTTAAAACCTTTTGTTGATGAAGCCCTGAATGCGCTTTTGGTCGACGATGAATTGGGCTTGTACAATGTGAACTTTCCGCCAGGCCCAAAGGGTGTGAAATGGACCCGGCAATCGGTTCGTTTATATGATGGACACGTGGTGCCCGGAATCGACCCGATGGAGCGAAAACATTACTGGATTACCGTTACACCTTTGGAAGCGGCTGAAGAAAATACAGACAGATGGGCTGTAGAAAACGATTTTGTATCGATTACACCTTTGCGTTTGGATTTAACTGATGAAGCGGAATTAGCGAAGCGGGCGTCGAACTAA
- a CDS encoding diacylglycerol/lipid kinase family protein, whose translation MKKADKLVRLIHNPNAGEGKYSKTEIIKIMRKHGYKCAYVSSEKTSLKDIAPETQFIAIAGGDGTIRKTIMNLLNKKLKFKRPIALLPFGTANNIATSLGINEDVSKNVSTWDNYKLRNFDVGQVIGLNEAAYFIEALGFGLFPKLIATLDELDTEHIEHADDEFKLALSELLKITRSYPAIKCRVSIDDKVIDDECLMVEVMNISRLGPNLKLSEKADPGDGFFDVIIVPASKRKVMEKYIKDVIDGKTPTFPIKPIQAKTLTINWEGKDMHVDDEIKNEGSAYEVQIALLHSLLEIIVNRNALA comes from the coding sequence ATGAAAAAGGCAGATAAACTGGTTAGACTAATCCATAATCCGAATGCGGGAGAAGGTAAATATTCCAAAACGGAGATTATTAAGATCATGAGAAAACACGGATACAAATGTGCCTATGTTTCATCAGAAAAAACATCGTTAAAAGACATTGCGCCCGAAACGCAGTTTATCGCCATTGCCGGAGGCGATGGAACGATCCGCAAAACCATTATGAACTTATTGAACAAAAAGCTTAAGTTTAAAAGACCCATTGCCCTTTTGCCTTTCGGAACCGCCAACAATATTGCAACCTCTTTGGGAATTAATGAGGATGTTAGCAAAAATGTGTCGACCTGGGACAACTACAAATTGCGCAATTTCGACGTAGGACAAGTGATCGGCTTGAACGAGGCTGCCTATTTTATTGAAGCGCTCGGATTCGGCCTTTTTCCAAAACTGATTGCTACGCTTGATGAACTCGATACTGAGCATATTGAGCATGCCGACGATGAGTTTAAGCTCGCTTTATCTGAATTATTGAAAATTACCCGCTCCTACCCCGCTATTAAATGTAGGGTTTCGATAGACGACAAAGTGATAGACGACGAATGTTTAATGGTTGAAGTGATGAACATTTCGAGACTGGGGCCAAATTTAAAGCTCAGCGAAAAGGCCGACCCGGGCGATGGTTTTTTCGACGTGATTATTGTGCCGGCAAGCAAGCGAAAGGTGATGGAAAAATATATTAAAGATGTTATTGATGGCAAAACGCCAACTTTTCCTATAAAACCCATTCAGGCGAAAACGTTAACCATTAACTGGGAAGGAAAAGATATGCACGTAGACGATGAAATTAAAAATGAAGGCAGCGCCTATGAGGTGCAAATTGCACTACTTCACAGCTTATTAGAAATAATTGTAAACAGAAATGCACTTGCTTAA
- a CDS encoding NUDIX domain-containing protein — protein sequence MKKSAGILLFRRVNEVVEFFLTHPGGPFFTKKDLGVWSIPKGELDENEEPLKAARREFEEEVGTKIDGKFIELSPIVQKGGKQVLCWAVEGDIDAKTVTSNTFEMEWPPKSGKKQHFVEVDRGDWFDYETAVKKIRDRQIALLDELVSILG from the coding sequence ATGAAAAAAAGTGCTGGAATTTTACTTTTTCGCAGAGTAAACGAAGTGGTGGAATTTTTTTTGACCCACCCGGGAGGACCTTTCTTTACGAAAAAAGACTTAGGCGTTTGGTCTATCCCCAAAGGTGAACTCGATGAAAACGAAGAACCACTGAAAGCTGCAAGAAGGGAGTTTGAAGAGGAAGTTGGAACCAAAATTGATGGAAAATTTATTGAACTCAGCCCGATTGTGCAGAAAGGAGGGAAGCAGGTTTTGTGCTGGGCGGTGGAGGGCGATATCGACGCAAAGACTGTAACAAGCAATACGTTTGAAATGGAATGGCCGCCGAAATCGGGTAAAAAACAGCACTTTGTTGAGGTAGATCGGGGGGATTGGTTCGACTATGAAACTGCTGTGAAAAAAATCAGAGACCGGCAAATTGCACTTCTGGATGAACTGGTTTCGATATTGGGATAA
- a CDS encoding cytidine deaminase, which translates to MTSIDLTINFEQYAGVDELSKMDFSLCKLAEDALANSYSPYSRFRVGTAVRLTSGETVLGSNQENIAYPSGLCAERVALFTIGASFPNAVIESMAITAQTDDFEIVKPVTSCGGCLQVMAEFERKQNSPIEVIFYCIGGEVLKVSSIKSLLPFAFVEDRLSAVKP; encoded by the coding sequence ATGACTTCGATAGATTTAACTATAAATTTTGAACAATATGCCGGCGTTGATGAGCTGAGCAAGATGGATTTTTCGTTATGCAAGTTGGCTGAAGATGCCCTTGCAAATTCATATTCGCCATATTCGCGGTTTAGGGTAGGCACAGCTGTTCGGTTAACTTCTGGCGAGACGGTTTTAGGCAGTAATCAGGAAAACATTGCGTATCCCTCAGGGCTATGTGCTGAACGTGTTGCGCTATTTACAATTGGTGCCAGTTTTCCAAACGCTGTTATCGAAAGCATGGCGATAACGGCGCAAACTGATGATTTTGAAATCGTAAAGCCCGTAACTTCTTGCGGAGGTTGTTTGCAGGTAATGGCCGAGTTTGAGCGTAAGCAAAATTCGCCCATCGAGGTAATTTTTTATTGCATTGGTGGTGAGGTTTTGAAAGTGTCCAGCATAAAGAGCTTATTGCCTTTTGCTTTTGTTGAAGATCGATTGAGCGCAGTAAAACCTTAA